From a region of the Rhinopithecus roxellana isolate Shanxi Qingling chromosome 8, ASM756505v1, whole genome shotgun sequence genome:
- the SLC25A41 gene encoding solute carrier family 25 member 41 isoform X2 — MVQEGGFRSLWRGNGINVLKIAPEYAIKFSVFEQCKNYFCGLQGSPPFQERLLAGSLAVAISQTLINPMEVLKTRLTLRRTGQYKGLLDCARQILQREGARALYRGYLPNMLGIIPYACTDLAVYEMLQCFWLKSGRDMGDPSGLVSLSSVTLSTTCGQMASYPLTLVRTRMQAQDTVEGSNPTMRGVLQRILAQQGWLGLYRGMTPTLLKVLPAGGISYVVYEAMKKTLGV, encoded by the exons ATGGTCCAGGAGGGAGGCTTCCGCTCCCTGTGGCGGGGCAACGGCATCAACGTGCTCAAGATTGCTCCTGAGTATGCCATCAAGTTCTCCGTATTTGAGCAG tGCAAGAATTACTTCTGTGGACTACAAGGGTCCCCGCCCTTCCAGGAGCGTCTCCTCGCTGGTTCCCTGGCTGTGGCCATCTCCCAGACCCTCATTAACCCCATGGAG GTGCTGAAGACACGGCTGACCTTGCGACGGACGGGCCAGTACAAAGGGCTGCTGGACTGCGCCAGGCAGATCTTGCAGCGGGAGGGCGCCCGCGCCCTTTACCGTGGCTACCTGCCTAATATGCTCGGCATCATCCCCTATGCCTGCACCGACCTGGCTGTCTATGAG ATGCTCCAGTGCTTCTGGCTGAAGTCAGGCAGGGATATGGGGGACCCCAGTGGCCTGGTCAGTCTGTCATCTGTGACGCTATCCACGACCTGTGGCCAGATGGCCAGCTACCCACTGACTCTAGTGCGCACCAGGATGCAGGCCCAAG ATACCGTGGAGGGCTCAAATCCCACCATGCGCGGAGTCCTCCAGCGGATCCTGGCCCAGCAGGGCTGGCTAGGGCTGTACCGAGGCATGACCCCCACGCTACTGAAGGTCTTACCAGCAGGTGGCATCAGCTATGTGGTGTACGAAGCCATGAAGAAAACCCTGGGCGTATAG
- the SLC25A41 gene encoding solute carrier family 25 member 41 isoform X1, whose product MGAQPGEPQNPCSRIQTLFRRVKTLLIKAPPPPPPPPPPPSWNPGCTHVYEYVFGHMHDNNLDHLLSQQVLDTGEQLMVPVEVLEVDNEGALWKFLLSGAMAGAVSRTGTAPLDRARVYMQVYSSKTNFTNLLGGLQSMVQEGGFRSLWRGNGINVLKIAPEYAIKFSVFEQCKNYFCGLQGSPPFQERLLAGSLAVAISQTLINPMEVLKTRLTLRRTGQYKGLLDCARQILQREGARALYRGYLPNMLGIIPYACTDLAVYEMLQCFWLKSGRDMGDPSGLVSLSSVTLSTTCGQMASYPLTLVRTRMQAQDTVEGSNPTMRGVLQRILAQQGWLGLYRGMTPTLLKVLPAGGISYVVYEAMKKTLGV is encoded by the exons ATGGGCGCTCAGCCTGGAGAACCTCAGAACCCTTGCTCCAGGATCCAGACGCTGTTTAGGAGGGTCAAGACCTTACTCATCAAAGCCCCGCCtcccccaccacctccacccccacccccatcctggaACCCTGGCTGTACACACGTGTATGAATACGTGTTTGGACACATGCATGACAACAACCTTGACCATCTCCTGTCACAGCAG GTGCTGGACACAGGAGAGCAGCTGATGGTCCCTGTGGAAGTCCTGGAAGTGGATAACGAGGGGGCCTTGTGGAAGTTTCTGCTCTCGGGAGCTATGGCTGGGGCGGTGTCTCGCACAGGCACGGCACCTCTGGACAGAGCCAGAGTGTACATGCAG GTCTACTCCTCCAAGACGAACTTCACCAACCTGCTGGGGGGGCTACAGAGCATGGTCCAGGAGGGAGGCTTCCGCTCCCTGTGGCGGGGCAACGGCATCAACGTGCTCAAGATTGCTCCTGAGTATGCCATCAAGTTCTCCGTATTTGAGCAG tGCAAGAATTACTTCTGTGGACTACAAGGGTCCCCGCCCTTCCAGGAGCGTCTCCTCGCTGGTTCCCTGGCTGTGGCCATCTCCCAGACCCTCATTAACCCCATGGAG GTGCTGAAGACACGGCTGACCTTGCGACGGACGGGCCAGTACAAAGGGCTGCTGGACTGCGCCAGGCAGATCTTGCAGCGGGAGGGCGCCCGCGCCCTTTACCGTGGCTACCTGCCTAATATGCTCGGCATCATCCCCTATGCCTGCACCGACCTGGCTGTCTATGAG ATGCTCCAGTGCTTCTGGCTGAAGTCAGGCAGGGATATGGGGGACCCCAGTGGCCTGGTCAGTCTGTCATCTGTGACGCTATCCACGACCTGTGGCCAGATGGCCAGCTACCCACTGACTCTAGTGCGCACCAGGATGCAGGCCCAAG ATACCGTGGAGGGCTCAAATCCCACCATGCGCGGAGTCCTCCAGCGGATCCTGGCCCAGCAGGGCTGGCTAGGGCTGTACCGAGGCATGACCCCCACGCTACTGAAGGTCTTACCAGCAGGTGGCATCAGCTATGTGGTGTACGAAGCCATGAAGAAAACCCTGGGCGTATAG